CGTCCACCGGCTTTGCGGCAGGCGGCGCGACAGTGGAGGATGTCCGGTTGATGAAGGATGCCGTGGCCGGCCGGGCCAGGATCAAGGCGTCGGGCGGCATTCGCGACCTTGCGACCACCCTGGCCCTGCTTGATGCGGGCGCTGATCGGATCGGCACCAGCGCTGGCATTAAGATTCTTGAAGAGGCCGCTGAGCGGCGAGGGGTAGCAGGCCGCGTGGCAGGATGACGCCGGTCCCGCCGTCTTTTCGGCCCTGGTGGCTTCTGTTATAGTGCGCGCGTGATTCAACGGATTATTGTGCTTTTCGTCAACGGCCTGGGGGGCGGCGCCCTTTCCGAGTCCGATCAAGCAGAGAAAGGACAGGCCAAGGGGAGGGGACTAGGGTCGGTTCTCGAGGCCGCTCCGGATGTGGCCCTTCCGACGCTGGAGGCGCTGGGCCTTGGCCATGTGGCGGGACCATCCCGTCTGCGGCGCATGGACCAGCCGGAGGGCTGCTTCGGGCGCATGGTTCGGTCGAGTCCGGGATCGGATCCCCTCACGAGCCTGTGGGAACTCTCCGGTCTGGCGCCGCCGCATCCGTTCCCTTCTTATCGGGATACGCTCCCGGCATCGCTCAGGGAATTGGTCGAGCGGACGGCCAAAGCGTCCGTTCGTCCGGTCGCCTTTCCTGACCTCCGCACCCTGCTGGGACACACGGCCGCAGAGGCGCTCGCGCACAGGCACCTGCTGATCTGGGGAGATCAGGGCGCGGCCTGCCATATCGCGGCGCATGATACCCTGTGCCCTCCGCCGGAATTGTTCCGCATCTGTCGAGATGTGAGAAAGGCTGCGCAGGGCTTGTGTCCGCTTGCACGAGTGGTGGCTCGGCCGATCGGCGGGCCGCCCGGAGCCTTCCACTGGCTGGATCAGGCGCGGGAAAGTTGCCTGGCCCCGCCGGGAACATCGCTGTTTGAAGCGCTCGTGGACGTCGAACAATTGGTGACGGGGATCGGCAAGGTCGGGGATCTGGTCAACGGGACCGGTTTCACCAGATTGATTTCCGTCAGGAAGACAGCCGCCGTCTGGAGCGAGTTGATGAAGACCCTGACCACCACGCCGCGAGGGCTGATCGTCGCCGGCCTGTTCGATGACGTAGAATGGGGAGGCGCCGCATCGTTCGCCTCCAACTGGGCCCAGGCGTTGGGAAAGCTCGATGTGAGCCTGTTGGAGCTTCAGGCCAAGCTCAAGCCCGGCGATCTGGTGTGTCTGACCGCCGACCACGCGCGGGATGTGCTGGGAGGAGGAGAGGCGACCGGCGACCCTGTGCCGTTGTTGATGTTCGGCCCGCGCGTCGCCAAGGGGGTGAATCTGGGCACGCTTCGGACCTTCGCGGATCTGGGGCAAACGATTGCGGAAGCGTTCGGCGCATCGCGCCTGCCGTCGGGCGACAGTTACCTGGCCGCATTGCGGGGCGGATGAGGGAGCGGCGGCCGGTGACCGCCGTCATGGAGAAGAGGTCGGAGCCATGTCCTGCGAGGAACGTCTGAGAGAGATGGGGGTGGAACTGCCGACCGCCCCCAAGCCGGTCGCCAACTATGTGCCGGCCGTCAGATCGGGCCGGTTGTTGTTCCTGAGCGGCGTGCTCCCGATGAAAAACGGCCGGCTGTCCTATACGGGAAAGTTAGGCCGAGACTTGACGGTCGAACAGGGGGTGGAGGCGGCGCGGCTGGCATTGCTCAATGCGCTGGCCATTCTCAAGAGCGAACTCGGCGACTTGGACCGAATCGGTCAGGTCGTGCGCATGACCGGTCATGTCGCCTCGGCCGAAGGATTCGTCCAACAGCCGGCCGTCGTCAACGGCGCCTCGGACTTGCTGGTGGCGGCGTTCGGCGAGGCGGGCCGCCATGCCAGAGTGGCAGTCGGCGCCGCAGAGTTGCCCCTCAATGCGCCGGTTGAGCTGGAGTTGATCGTCGAAATTTCGACGGATACGTAAACCACCCGCCCCATTCCCGCTGCCTTGACACTCAAAAAAATGCCTTGTTATAGTCCAACATCGTCCGTCGCCTCACGATAACTCCATCTCGAACAGCCATTTCTGTTGCGTGAGGAGTTACTGGTACAGGCAGGGCTCCACTATCATTCATCCGCGCAACAAAAGCTCATAACATGTTGAACTCATATTGTCCTGACGTTCCAATACAATCTCGAGGTGGTGCGACGATCCGCTCGGTTGTGGGGCTGATGCTCCTGCTGGCGAGTTGGGCCGGTCCAGTGGAAGAGGCATTCGCCGCATCGCCGAAGAAGTCCCCCAAACAATCCAAGGTGGCCGTGCAACTGCAGCCGTCGAGCGCCGCTCCCGGCGCCACTGTGTCCATCGTTGGAAGCGGATTTGGCGGGTTCCAATCCACGAGGGAGAACCGTGTCCTCTTCAGCGGCGTACCGGCCTTGATCCAGCGTTGGGACCCCAGCCTGATTGAGGTCAAAGTGCCCTACGAAGCGAAGGACGGACCGGTCGAGATCCACAAGGGCAAGCAGAAGATTGCAGCCGGGACCTTTACCGTCCAGCGCCCGGTCATCCGGGAGGTTGTCCCTGCGGAGGCGGAGCCTGGTGAAATCGTGCAACTGTTGGGAGAACATTTCGGCCCCACGGCGGGCCCGCGCGACCCCAATTCCATGTTCGGGGTCAACGATGTGGTGATCGGAGGCGTCGTGGTCCGGCCGCGGCGCTGGAGGGACGATAAGATCGAGGTCGAA
The DNA window shown above is from Nitrospira tepida and carries:
- a CDS encoding RidA family protein, encoding MSCEERLREMGVELPTAPKPVANYVPAVRSGRLLFLSGVLPMKNGRLSYTGKLGRDLTVEQGVEAARLALLNALAILKSELGDLDRIGQVVRMTGHVASAEGFVQQPAVVNGASDLLVAAFGEAGRHARVAVGAAELPLNAPVELELIVEISTDT